A single Acidaminococcus sp. DNA region contains:
- a CDS encoding metalloregulator ArsR/SmtB family transcription factor translates to MEEQAKEIAELLKLLANQYRLLIICALMDGSLTVGEIHSKVPNISLSALSQHLAQLRMAGILEAEKRGLNVFYQIKDRRLLPVLEALKEQYCSES, encoded by the coding sequence ATGGAAGAACAAGCAAAGGAAATCGCTGAACTCTTAAAATTACTGGCCAATCAGTACCGCCTTTTGATTATTTGTGCCCTCATGGATGGAAGCCTGACCGTAGGAGAAATTCACAGTAAGGTTCCCAACATTTCGCTTTCTGCTCTGTCCCAGCACCTCGCCCAGCTTCGCATGGCAGGAATTCTGGAGGCAGAAAAACGAGGGCTTAATGTATTTTACCAAATTAAGGATCGACGTTTACTGCCGGTCCTTGAGGCACTTAAAGAGCAATACTGCAGCGAATCCTGA
- a CDS encoding 4Fe-4S binding protein encodes MASKNIASVGADCVACGSCAAVCPRGAITVPSGIKAVVDAALCVGCGTCARECPAAIITIVPREACHD; translated from the coding sequence ATGGCATCCAAAAATATTGCTTCTGTCGGTGCCGACTGTGTAGCCTGCGGCTCCTGTGCCGCTGTTTGTCCACGCGGTGCCATTACGGTTCCCTCCGGGATCAAAGCTGTCGTAGACGCTGCGCTCTGCGTCGGCTGCGGTACCTGTGCCCGTGAATGTCCGGCCGCCATCATTACCATTGTTCCAAGGGAGGCCTGCCATGACTAA
- a CDS encoding M18 family aminopeptidase: protein MTNTIDDLLTFIQNSPSPYHTVLSAKALLEASGFTGLDLKDTWQLEPEKAYYVTVYDSALIAFRTGRKGSRGLKMAAAHTDFPCFRIKPHAEVLKEGYGTLNVEAYGGMIVSTWMDRPLSLAGKVVLKSQDVYAPQTRIIDLKRPLFTMASLAIHMNREVNDGYKWNKQKDVLPLAALAGKEKDFFLSFLAKELNCAASDILSFDLSLYPAEPGCVLGLNGEFASSARLDNLTSVKGCLAGIIHGTGKDGLRVAALFDNEEVGSTTKQGANSLVLNNLLRRIYLNLGYDEEALYADIAGGFMYSVDVAHAYHPNYGDKCDPTNKPVLGGGVVLKQASSQSYAGDAEAVAITRGICETHGIPCQDFVNRGDIKGGSTLGSMASALTPIRTMDIGVPLLAMHSARETMGVKDQTALENLLTAFFD, encoded by the coding sequence ATGACAAATACTATCGATGACCTGCTTACCTTTATTCAAAACAGTCCTTCTCCGTATCATACGGTCCTGTCCGCAAAGGCACTCCTTGAAGCTTCCGGCTTTACGGGGCTGGATTTGAAAGATACCTGGCAGTTGGAACCGGAGAAAGCCTATTATGTAACGGTATATGATTCGGCCCTCATTGCGTTCCGGACAGGGCGGAAGGGCAGCCGCGGCCTTAAAATGGCGGCAGCTCATACGGATTTCCCGTGCTTCAGGATCAAACCTCATGCGGAAGTCCTGAAAGAAGGTTATGGAACACTGAACGTTGAAGCGTATGGCGGCATGATCGTCAGCACCTGGATGGACCGTCCTCTTTCGCTGGCAGGTAAAGTGGTACTGAAATCACAGGATGTTTATGCTCCTCAAACACGCATCATTGACCTGAAAAGACCGCTCTTTACGATGGCGAGCCTGGCAATCCACATGAACCGTGAAGTCAATGACGGCTATAAATGGAATAAACAGAAAGATGTACTGCCTCTGGCCGCTCTGGCAGGAAAGGAAAAGGATTTCTTCCTGTCCTTCCTTGCAAAGGAACTGAACTGTGCTGCGAGCGACATCCTTTCCTTTGATCTGTCGCTGTATCCGGCAGAACCGGGCTGCGTGCTGGGCCTGAACGGTGAATTTGCTTCTTCTGCCAGATTGGATAACCTGACTTCCGTGAAGGGCTGCCTGGCCGGAATTATCCATGGCACAGGTAAGGACGGACTGCGCGTGGCGGCTCTCTTCGACAACGAAGAAGTCGGCAGTACGACGAAGCAGGGCGCCAACTCCCTGGTCTTGAATAATTTGCTGCGCCGTATTTACCTGAACCTGGGATACGATGAAGAGGCCCTTTATGCCGATATTGCCGGCGGATTCATGTATTCTGTCGATGTGGCCCATGCTTATCATCCCAACTATGGGGATAAATGCGATCCTACGAATAAACCCGTGCTGGGCGGCGGCGTCGTGCTGAAACAGGCCAGCAGCCAGTCTTATGCCGGAGATGCGGAAGCTGTCGCTATTACCCGCGGCATCTGCGAAACTCACGGAATCCCCTGTCAGGATTTTGTGAACCGCGGAGATATCAAGGGTGGTTCTACACTGGGCTCCATGGCTTCGGCCCTGACGCCTATCCGTACGATGGATATCGGGGTACCGCTCCTGGCGATGCATTCCGCCCGTGAAACGATGGGCGTCAAAGACCAGACTGCATTGGAAAATCTGCTGACCGCGTTTTTTGATTAA
- a CDS encoding amino acid permease, producing MTFTSVWGFGNIVNGYATQGLKAVVSWILMFALYFIPYVLMVGEMGSTFKDSSGGVSTWIRNTTNTKLAYLAGWTYWIVHMPYLAQKPQNIMIAFGWAFFQNGKLTKMMPPIVIQCLALVIFFIFLWYASKGVGALKKIGAMAGSSMFIMSLLYILLALAAPHLTTAKTFTYNLDWETLMPNFNFDYMTTLAILVFAVGGCERLSPYVNNLKKPSSEFPKAMIFMATMVAVTALLGTFAMGLMFDPNNIPKDLMMNGAYYSFSKLGQYYGIGQTFVIIYAICNVLGQSATLAISIDAPIKILLSDVDPQFVPKSFLKINSKGVPVTGYKMTATLVSILLIVPALGIGDMTSLYNWLIRLNAVCMPLRYLWVFFAYMALKKYTGTGRFTSDYHFVKSKGIGMFAGFWCFAFTAFACIMGMFPRGVAAYTSGWYFQFAMNIITPVVLLGIGLIFPTLAKREREKEAMENTSK from the coding sequence ATGACCTTCACCTCGGTATGGGGCTTCGGCAACATCGTTAACGGTTATGCCACGCAGGGCTTAAAAGCCGTTGTATCGTGGATTCTGATGTTTGCTTTGTACTTCATCCCTTACGTCCTTATGGTTGGTGAAATGGGCTCCACCTTTAAGGATTCTTCCGGTGGTGTATCCACCTGGATCCGCAACACGACGAACACCAAACTAGCGTATCTGGCGGGCTGGACCTATTGGATCGTCCATATGCCCTACCTGGCACAAAAACCGCAGAACATCATGATTGCCTTTGGCTGGGCCTTCTTCCAGAACGGCAAATTGACTAAAATGATGCCGCCTATCGTCATCCAGTGCCTGGCACTCGTTATTTTCTTTATTTTCCTCTGGTATGCATCCAAAGGTGTAGGCGCCTTGAAGAAAATTGGTGCTATGGCCGGTTCTTCCATGTTCATCATGTCCCTGTTATATATCCTGCTGGCGCTGGCCGCTCCGCATCTGACAACGGCCAAGACCTTCACGTATAACCTGGATTGGGAAACCTTGATGCCGAACTTCAACTTCGACTACATGACCACCCTTGCCATCCTGGTATTTGCCGTCGGCGGCTGCGAACGTCTGTCCCCGTACGTCAACAACCTGAAGAAACCGTCCAGTGAATTCCCGAAAGCCATGATTTTCATGGCTACCATGGTTGCTGTTACGGCTTTGCTCGGCACGTTTGCCATGGGCCTGATGTTTGACCCGAACAACATTCCTAAAGACCTGATGATGAACGGTGCTTATTACAGCTTCTCCAAACTGGGTCAGTATTATGGCATCGGTCAGACCTTTGTCATCATCTACGCTATCTGCAACGTCCTCGGACAGTCGGCAACGCTCGCTATTTCCATTGACGCACCGATTAAGATTCTGCTTTCTGATGTAGATCCGCAGTTCGTTCCTAAATCCTTCCTTAAAATCAACAGCAAAGGCGTACCGGTTACGGGTTATAAGATGACGGCTACGCTCGTCAGCATCCTGCTCATCGTGCCGGCTCTGGGTATCGGCGATATGACCAGCCTGTACAACTGGCTGATTCGTTTGAACGCTGTATGCATGCCGCTGCGTTATCTGTGGGTATTCTTCGCCTACATGGCGCTGAAGAAATACACCGGTACGGGCCGCTTCACCTCGGATTACCACTTCGTCAAGAGCAAAGGAATCGGGATGTTCGCCGGGTTCTGGTGCTTTGCCTTTACCGCTTTTGCCTGCATCATGGGTATGTTCCCGCGCGGCGTTGCTGCCTACACAAGCGGCTGGTACTTCCAGTTCGCTATGAACATCATCACGCCGGTCGTATTGCTCGGTATCGGCTTGATTTTCCCGACCCTGGCCAAACGGGAAAGAGAAAAAGAAGCGATGGAAAACACCTCGAAATAA
- a CDS encoding YbaK/EbsC family protein, translated as MSIEKARAYLEAVGYADRIIETEASSATVELAAQAIGCKPAEIVKTLSFLLKDQPILILAEGDARIDNHKFKMTFHTKAKMIPANQVESLVGHAPGGVCPFGINEDVDVYLDESLRKFSYVYPAAGNDHSGVKLTPEELEKLSRAKGWVDVCKEKTEYVNS; from the coding sequence ATGTCTATTGAAAAAGCACGGGCCTATTTGGAGGCCGTGGGATATGCGGACCGAATCATCGAAACCGAAGCCAGCAGTGCTACGGTAGAACTGGCGGCTCAGGCAATCGGCTGCAAACCGGCTGAAATTGTCAAAACGCTTTCTTTCCTGCTGAAGGACCAGCCTATACTGATTCTCGCGGAAGGGGACGCCCGCATTGATAACCATAAATTCAAAATGACGTTTCATACCAAAGCAAAAATGATACCGGCTAACCAGGTTGAGTCTCTTGTCGGCCATGCACCGGGCGGTGTTTGTCCTTTTGGCATCAATGAGGATGTTGACGTGTATCTCGATGAAAGTCTGCGAAAATTTTCTTATGTCTATCCCGCGGCAGGCAACGATCACAGCGGCGTCAAACTGACTCCGGAAGAATTGGAAAAGCTCTCCCGTGCCAAGGGCTGGGTAGATGTATGCAAGGAAAAAACTGAATACGTAAACTCATGA
- a CDS encoding SMC family ATPase, with the protein MKPLTLTMQAFGPYAQREEIDFTRLGEQRLFLITGPTGSGKTTILDAITFALYGTASGDLRENRSLRSDYAPPTLKTEVTLTFTNHGHTYEVTRTPEQILQKQRGEGTRSVPAGASLVEIEPDGSRTIKASAYGSVTKEIESIIGFKAIQFRQLMVLPQGEFRRFLMADSKNRRQILETLFRTSQYRELEEALTERAKSLKQQYEDVKAKKTLLLGQAGTDSAEALKKSREQNQLLLAAKEKALAAADKTARETAAALQEAKKLLSLFTSFDNVTKRQEALTAQQPAMDKLAAAIGHLEEALKLHPVYDRARRSTMQWKQAENTVETTTKQYDAALKDIAAKTKNATDANTQVLQEAAAKAREELARMTAVSTETVRLAGSLKPGEPCPVCGATEHPHPATQTKQEKERLLAQQKKLEKQIQELQKKQRELEQAQNKLKQLEGSLATAKANANKASAQQKTDAADFKTALEASPFPDQKAFLTIHGQLGQKSAWEKELKDFETRKASTAGELKVLANEIKDRSKPDTQPLEKADAEARAAYQELAREVGGLKERIELQKKQLGQLEALENQLTSLQDAYGPIGLLASTARGDNSQNLSFSTYVLQAVLDDVLQTANLRLSKISQGRYTLYRRQGIHDARKEQGLDLEILDAYTGQARSVTTLSGGESFFTSLSLALGLSDVLESYAGGLHLDTILVDEGFGSLDPETLDNAMDTLIDLQKGGRLVGIISHVADLKERIPAQLEVIGSDHGSTTVFHV; encoded by the coding sequence ATGAAACCGCTTACACTGACAATGCAGGCTTTCGGTCCATACGCGCAGCGAGAAGAAATCGATTTTACCCGTCTGGGAGAGCAGCGTCTCTTTTTGATTACCGGCCCGACAGGCAGCGGCAAGACCACCATTCTGGATGCTATCACATTCGCACTCTACGGAACGGCAAGCGGTGACCTGCGTGAAAACCGTTCGCTTCGAAGTGACTATGCCCCTCCTACCCTCAAAACCGAAGTCACACTCACTTTTACCAATCATGGTCATACCTATGAAGTAACGCGCACGCCGGAACAGATCCTGCAAAAACAGCGCGGTGAAGGAACAAGATCTGTGCCTGCCGGTGCATCCCTTGTCGAAATTGAACCGGACGGCAGCCGCACTATCAAGGCATCTGCCTATGGTTCCGTCACAAAAGAAATCGAATCTATCATCGGTTTCAAGGCAATCCAGTTCCGTCAGCTCATGGTGCTGCCGCAGGGCGAGTTCCGCCGCTTCCTCATGGCTGACTCCAAAAATCGCCGGCAAATCCTGGAAACCCTTTTCCGTACCAGCCAATACCGGGAACTGGAAGAAGCCCTGACAGAACGCGCTAAATCCCTGAAGCAGCAATACGAAGATGTCAAAGCCAAAAAGACACTGCTCCTCGGACAGGCCGGTACCGACTCTGCAGAGGCGCTGAAAAAATCCAGAGAGCAAAATCAGCTGCTTCTTGCAGCCAAGGAAAAAGCACTGGCCGCTGCCGATAAAACGGCACGAGAAACGGCTGCAGCCCTGCAGGAAGCAAAAAAACTGCTCAGTCTTTTCACATCTTTCGACAATGTTACAAAACGGCAGGAAGCACTCACGGCGCAGCAGCCTGCTATGGATAAACTGGCTGCCGCCATCGGGCACCTTGAGGAAGCACTGAAGCTCCACCCCGTCTATGACCGTGCCCGCCGTTCCACAATGCAGTGGAAACAAGCGGAAAATACCGTGGAGACAACGACAAAGCAATACGACGCAGCTCTCAAGGATATTGCGGCTAAGACAAAGAATGCGACAGACGCCAATACGCAGGTGCTGCAGGAGGCTGCTGCCAAAGCCCGGGAGGAACTGGCCCGCATGACCGCCGTCTCGACGGAAACCGTACGGCTTGCCGGAAGCCTGAAGCCCGGGGAGCCCTGCCCTGTCTGCGGCGCAACGGAACATCCGCATCCGGCTACCCAGACAAAACAGGAGAAAGAAAGACTGCTGGCGCAGCAGAAGAAATTAGAAAAACAGATTCAGGAACTGCAGAAAAAACAGCGCGAACTGGAACAGGCGCAAAACAAACTGAAACAACTGGAAGGCAGTCTGGCTACTGCCAAGGCCAATGCCAACAAGGCCTCCGCACAGCAAAAAACTGATGCGGCCGACTTTAAAACGGCGCTCGAAGCCTCTCCGTTCCCCGACCAAAAAGCATTCCTTACGATTCACGGACAATTAGGACAAAAGAGTGCGTGGGAAAAAGAATTGAAAGATTTTGAAACCCGGAAGGCAAGTACGGCAGGAGAGCTGAAAGTCCTTGCCAATGAAATCAAGGACCGCAGTAAACCGGATACGCAGCCCCTGGAAAAAGCCGACGCCGAAGCAAGAGCAGCCTATCAGGAACTGGCCCGTGAAGTCGGCGGTCTCAAGGAAAGAATCGAACTTCAGAAAAAGCAGCTCGGTCAATTGGAAGCTTTGGAAAATCAACTTACATCCCTTCAGGACGCTTACGGTCCTATCGGACTCCTTGCCTCCACCGCCCGCGGGGACAACAGCCAGAATCTGTCATTTTCCACATATGTCCTGCAGGCCGTTCTTGATGATGTCCTGCAAACTGCCAACCTGAGACTTTCCAAGATCAGTCAGGGCCGCTATACCCTGTACCGCCGTCAGGGCATCCACGATGCCCGTAAGGAACAGGGACTCGACCTGGAAATCCTTGATGCTTACACAGGACAGGCCCGTTCCGTGACCACACTTTCCGGCGGCGAAAGTTTCTTTACGTCCCTTTCACTGGCACTGGGACTTTCCGATGTGCTCGAATCTTATGCCGGCGGACTGCACCTTGATACCATCCTTGTCGACGAAGGTTTCGGTTCCCTCGATCCGGAGACCCTCGACAATGCCATGGATACGTTAATTGACCTGCAAAAGGGCGGCCGTCTCGTTGGTATCATCTCCCACGTGGCCGATCTGAAAGAACGAATTCCTGCGCAGTTAGAAGTAATTGGATCCGACCATGGGAGTACTACTGTATTTCACGTGTAA
- a CDS encoding 4Fe-4S binding protein, producing MTKQKHWYDYLWVVELLYDFLGVCNILFAWFGLIFFTLPLLLSILGYGKAYCNRYCGRSQLLRLLGKKFSLSRNTAPPAFLHRRWFRLAFLAFFMVMFLRMLYATYQVFMGAPLSQTVTLLWTFRLPWQWADVSWVSPWMAQFAYGFFSVMLTSSTLGFITMVLFRPRSWCVYCPMGTMTQAICVLKGGSSHGRTSKGNR from the coding sequence ATGACTAAACAAAAGCATTGGTACGACTACCTCTGGGTTGTTGAACTGCTTTACGATTTTTTAGGTGTCTGTAATATCCTTTTTGCCTGGTTCGGACTGATTTTCTTTACCCTGCCCCTCCTTCTTTCCATACTGGGCTATGGGAAAGCTTACTGCAACCGCTATTGCGGCCGCAGCCAGCTGCTCCGCCTTCTGGGCAAAAAGTTCTCTCTTTCCCGCAACACAGCGCCGCCTGCTTTTCTGCACCGCCGCTGGTTCCGTCTGGCATTTCTTGCATTTTTTATGGTGATGTTTCTGCGCATGCTTTACGCTACCTATCAGGTTTTTATGGGTGCTCCTCTCAGTCAGACAGTCACCCTGCTCTGGACCTTCCGTCTGCCCTGGCAGTGGGCTGACGTCAGCTGGGTCTCTCCCTGGATGGCCCAGTTCGCATACGGATTTTTCAGTGTCATGCTGACTTCAAGCACGCTTGGTTTCATCACGATGGTCCTGTTCCGTCCTCGTTCCTGGTGTGTCTACTGCCCCATGGGAACCATGACCCAGGCTATTTGCGTACTGAAAGGAGGATCCTCTCATGGAAGAACAAGCAAAGGAAATCGCTGA
- a CDS encoding HAD hydrolase-like protein, whose protein sequence is MKQALLFDLDGTLTKSEEGILRSVQYALRQMGRPIPPKEELIPFIGPPLIDSFMHFSGMNREEGVKATTFYRERFSRVGIFENELYPGVMEMLQHLSKAGFLLATASSKPEPFVRRIVEHFKIAPYFTQVVGATFDGRISSKATVVAEVLRRLKMETQRDEALLVGDTHFDVDGARAEGVDCAAVSYGYGTRQELEKAQPKVILSSVKELEAYLLAQK, encoded by the coding sequence ATGAAACAAGCTCTGTTATTTGATTTGGATGGCACGCTGACAAAGTCGGAAGAAGGCATCCTGCGCAGTGTGCAGTATGCACTCAGGCAGATGGGCAGACCGATACCGCCCAAAGAAGAACTCATTCCTTTTATCGGACCGCCTCTCATCGATTCCTTTATGCATTTTTCGGGAATGAACCGGGAAGAGGGCGTGAAGGCTACCACATTTTACCGTGAACGGTTTTCCAGGGTAGGTATTTTCGAAAATGAATTGTATCCCGGTGTCATGGAGATGCTGCAGCATCTTTCCAAGGCAGGATTTCTGCTGGCGACCGCGTCTTCCAAGCCGGAACCGTTCGTACGGCGCATCGTGGAACATTTTAAAATTGCCCCTTACTTTACGCAAGTTGTGGGGGCTACCTTTGACGGACGCATCAGTTCCAAGGCGACTGTCGTGGCTGAAGTGCTGCGGCGCCTTAAAATGGAAACACAGCGTGACGAAGCACTGCTTGTCGGAGATACCCATTTTGACGTGGACGGCGCCCGTGCTGAAGGCGTGGACTGCGCAGCTGTTTCCTATGGATACGGCACGCGGCAGGAACTGGAAAAAGCGCAGCCCAAAGTCATTTTGTCATCGGTGAAAGAATTGGAAGCGTATTTACTGGCGCAAAAATAA
- the floA gene encoding flotillin-like protein FloA (flotillin-like protein involved in membrane lipid rafts): MIALLSSGFVIFLLFVVIILFLHFVPLGLWVSAMAAGVNVGIFNLVGMRLRRVIPSKIVLPLVKANKAGLDLNVDQLEAHYLAGGDVDRVVDALIAAERAAIPLTFERAAAIDLAGRDVLEAVQMSVNPKVIETPLISAVAKNGIELKVRARVTVRANIDRLVGGAGESTIIARVGEGIVTTVGSSEEHTDVLENPDHISRTVLNKGLDAGSAFEILSIDIADVDVGRNIGAQLMTDQAEADKNIAQAKAEERRAMAVAKEQEMKAYTQEMRAKVVEAQAQVPAALAQALRDGHLGVMDYYRMKNINADTLMRENIAGDSLPGSDAPTDK, translated from the coding sequence ATGATTGCTTTGCTCAGCAGTGGTTTTGTGATTTTCCTGCTTTTTGTTGTGATTATCCTGTTCCTGCATTTTGTCCCGTTGGGACTCTGGGTCTCGGCCATGGCCGCCGGTGTTAATGTAGGTATCTTTAATCTGGTTGGCATGCGGCTGCGCCGCGTCATTCCTTCCAAGATTGTTCTGCCGCTTGTCAAAGCGAATAAGGCCGGTCTGGATCTCAATGTCGATCAGCTCGAAGCGCACTATCTGGCCGGTGGTGATGTCGACCGCGTGGTTGATGCCCTCATTGCCGCGGAACGCGCTGCCATTCCTCTGACCTTTGAAAGAGCTGCAGCTATCGACCTGGCGGGCCGTGACGTGCTGGAAGCCGTGCAGATGAGCGTCAATCCGAAAGTCATTGAAACACCGCTCATTTCTGCCGTGGCTAAAAATGGTATCGAACTTAAAGTACGCGCCCGTGTGACGGTGCGTGCCAATATTGACCGCCTCGTCGGCGGTGCCGGTGAATCAACGATTATCGCCCGTGTCGGCGAAGGGATTGTTACGACAGTCGGTTCCTCCGAAGAGCATACAGACGTTCTGGAAAATCCGGACCATATTTCTCGTACTGTGCTGAATAAAGGCCTGGATGCCGGGTCTGCTTTCGAGATTCTTTCCATTGATATTGCCGACGTCGATGTCGGACGCAACATTGGTGCCCAGCTGATGACGGACCAGGCTGAAGCGGATAAGAACATTGCTCAGGCAAAGGCTGAAGAGCGTCGTGCCATGGCTGTCGCCAAGGAACAGGAAATGAAAGCGTACACGCAGGAAATGCGGGCCAAAGTGGTCGAAGCGCAGGCTCAGGTGCCGGCCGCTCTTGCACAGGCTCTGCGGGACGGACATCTCGGCGTCATGGATTACTACCGCATGAAGAATATCAATGCGGATACGCTGATGCGGGAGAATATTGCCGGTGACAGTTTGCCGGGGAGTGACGCGCCGACGGATAAGTAA
- a CDS encoding aspartate 1-decarboxylase, which translates to MLYTMFHGKIHRAIVTEANLNYMGSITIDQDLMDAAGILPGERVQIVNNNNGERLETYTIAGKRGSGMICLNGAAARKAQIGDMVIIIAYAQMDEKEARSFVPKVVMVDEHNRIISDIGREKAGQTVDKAVKKAEKRKKK; encoded by the coding sequence ATGCTTTACACGATGTTTCACGGGAAGATTCACAGAGCCATTGTAACGGAAGCTAATCTGAACTACATGGGCAGCATTACCATCGATCAGGATCTGATGGATGCAGCTGGAATCCTGCCGGGTGAACGCGTACAGATTGTGAATAATAATAACGGCGAGCGTCTGGAGACGTACACCATTGCCGGCAAGCGCGGCAGCGGGATGATTTGCCTCAACGGGGCCGCAGCAAGAAAGGCCCAGATTGGGGATATGGTGATTATCATCGCCTATGCCCAGATGGACGAAAAAGAAGCTCGCAGCTTTGTACCGAAAGTCGTCATGGTGGACGAACACAATCGTATCATCAGTGACATCGGCCGTGAAAAAGCAGGCCAGACTGTGGATAAAGCAGTCAAGAAAGCTGAAAAACGCAAGAAAAAATAA
- a CDS encoding metallophosphoesterase: MMWRKKFSLIAAVMLAASAFVPAGLEANQVFAAEKSKRVVVLSDVHYGSKEHKDKALRQKLMQNKEKAVQDINSWNDVDLCVFTGDMTELAASEDEYKLAHSLTDKVTHPKIFLAGNHEVVYSEVPAVKGKNQPAGPFERVQHIDRYIKNYGPLYQAKELGGYLLLTLSPDVIEGHIPSTKPYAVELSKAQLTWLKAELKANQDKPTIIFCHTPLKGTILPDNSENEERNFTYPDHDIKDILVKNPQVLIWTSGHTHTPPTDPSFDNPINKVPGTNVLDVYNPAWEGDQVWTNSFYLYPDRIVVRTYSHKDHKWLTQFDRTIQVPSSLRAAASKAA, from the coding sequence ATGATGTGGCGTAAGAAGTTTTCTTTGATTGCGGCAGTCATGCTTGCCGCCTCTGCTTTTGTACCGGCAGGTCTGGAAGCCAATCAGGTTTTTGCGGCGGAAAAGAGCAAACGTGTTGTCGTCCTGAGTGATGTTCATTACGGGAGCAAGGAACATAAGGACAAGGCCCTGCGTCAAAAACTGATGCAGAATAAAGAAAAGGCCGTACAGGACATCAATAGCTGGAACGATGTGGATCTTTGTGTATTCACCGGGGATATGACCGAGCTGGCCGCAAGCGAAGATGAATATAAACTGGCTCACAGCCTGACCGACAAAGTAACGCATCCGAAAATCTTTCTTGCCGGCAACCATGAAGTCGTATACAGCGAAGTTCCGGCTGTGAAGGGAAAAAATCAGCCGGCGGGACCGTTTGAACGTGTGCAGCATATCGACCGCTATATCAAGAATTACGGCCCTCTGTATCAGGCAAAGGAATTGGGCGGATATCTGCTTCTGACGCTCTCTCCCGATGTTATCGAAGGTCATATTCCTTCTACGAAACCGTATGCCGTGGAACTGTCCAAGGCTCAGCTGACCTGGCTCAAAGCTGAACTCAAGGCAAATCAAGATAAGCCGACCATTATCTTCTGCCATACTCCTCTTAAAGGAACGATTTTACCCGATAACAGTGAAAACGAAGAACGTAACTTCACGTATCCGGACCATGATATCAAAGATATTCTGGTAAAGAATCCTCAGGTCCTTATCTGGACTTCCGGCCATACTCATACGCCTCCTACGGATCCGAGCTTTGATAACCCGATTAACAAAGTCCCGGGAACTAACGTTCTGGACGTTTATAACCCAGCATGGGAAGGCGACCAGGTCTGGACGAATTCCTTCTATCTCTATCCTGACAGAATTGTAGTTCGCACGTACAGCCACAAAGATCATAAATGGCTGACTCAGTTTGACCGTACTATCCAGGTACCGTCCTCTCTGCGAGCTGCTGCTTCTAAAGCTGCCTGA